CCCCCTGATGCCCATAAAGGCCATACCGGTCATCTATTAACGGTGGCGGGTTCACCCGGCAAAACCGGTGCCGCCGCGATGACAGCCTTATCGGCCATGCGGGCGGGCGCCGGCCTTGTCACCTTGGGAATACCCAAAAGTTTAAACCCGGTTTTGGAAGTTCAGCTAATTGAGGCGATGACCTGCCCCCTTCCGGAAACCGCAGACGGCACCCTGGCTGAATCATCGTTTGATGTCATTAAGCATCAATTTTCCGGTAAAAAATGCTTGGCCTTAGGGCCCGGCCTCGGGACGGCGGGCGAAACTCGGAAGCTTGTCCATCGAATCCTTCAAGAAAGCCCGATACCGGTCGTTATCGATGCCGACGGATTAAACTTTTTGGCCGGCCACACCCAAATGCTTAAACATCTCAACATCCCGGTCATTTTAACGCCACATCCCGGAGAGATGGCCAGGCTTATGGATTCAACAACATCTGAGGTGCAGAAGGACCGGATCAATTGCGCCCGCGGTTTTGCAGTAGAATTCAATGTCCATGTGGTACTGAAAGGCGCGCGGACGGTTATCGCCCATCCCGACGGCAACGTCTTTGTCAACCCCACCGGAAATTCCGGCATGGCATCCGGCGGCATGGGAGACGTGCTGACCGGCCTCATCGCAGGTTTCATGACCCAGGCTTACTCCCCGGAATCAGCCACACATGTCGGCGTCTACCTGCATGGCGCCGCAGCCGATGATTTGGCCCAAAAGAGCGGGCCTTATGGCTTTCTGGCAACCGAGGTGATGAATGCCATCCCCCGGCAGATTAAAAAGTTTACAAGCTGATCCGGGCAGACGGAAATTAAAAAACGGCCACGAAGGCACAAAGACACCAAGAAAATATTCACTATGCATTCTTTGTGCCTTGGTGCCTTAGTGGCAATAAAAACAATATATTGTCGTAAAATTCAAAATTTTTCCAATTAAGGAATGGCCTAAATGAATACGGAGCGAGAAACAGCAAACAGCAAATTTCAAATAACAACCCATTCCCCTGAAGAAACCAGGCAACTCGGAGAAAAGGTGGGGAATCGGATTCAAGCCGGCACCACCGTCACCCTCTTCGGAGATCTTGGAAGTGGAAAAACCGTTTTTGTCCAGGGACTTGCCAAGGG
The genomic region above belongs to Candidatus Desulfatibia profunda and contains:
- a CDS encoding NAD(P)H-hydrate dehydratase, with product MYLVTAAEMQKMDRSTIESFGIPGLVLMENAGREATRVLLNTFKDIRNKKVGVIAGRGNNGGDGFVIARYLAQKGISVTVYLLAQKTMVKGDAAANLKLLAPVGVPVIEMPDKPSFLESRTALRHQNIWVDAILGTGLKSDVKGYFKEIIEFVNASNKPVLAVDIPSGLNADTGHPCGVCVRAHTTATFAFAKTGQILFPGAAYTGNLEIIDIGIPPHIAESVGPRQHLLTPDMIRNALWPRPPDAHKGHTGHLLTVAGSPGKTGAAAMTALSAMRAGAGLVTLGIPKSLNPVLEVQLIEAMTCPLPETADGTLAESSFDVIKHQFSGKKCLALGPGLGTAGETRKLVHRILQESPIPVVIDADGLNFLAGHTQMLKHLNIPVILTPHPGEMARLMDSTTSEVQKDRINCARGFAVEFNVHVVLKGARTVIAHPDGNVFVNPTGNSGMASGGMGDVLTGLIAGFMTQAYSPESATHVGVYLHGAAADDLAQKSGPYGFLATEVMNAIPRQIKKFTS